The genomic DNA CAGGAACGTCTCGACCTCGTCCTGACCCAGGCCCGTGTGTCCCTGGTCGTGCAGCAGCTGGTGCACGCGCGCCGCGGTGAGGCCCTCGTCGCAGGCCAGGTACGCCTCCGCCTGCGCGCCCTCCAACAAGTAGCTCGCGTACCCCACGGACTCGCGCTCATCCACGATGCGCACGAAACCGGGCCCCTGCCTCCAGGTGAGCCGGCCCCGGTCCCGCTCGTGCACCGCGCCCCATTGCTGGACGGCCCGCCGCAACTCGCCCACGTAGGACTCCGGCTCCCGCCCATCCAGATACGCGTACTCGAAGTCATAGGCGATCGCCTCCAACCGCGCTCCCCGCTGCGGATAGACATGGCCGTAGTGAAAGAGCGGCCCCTCCAATCTCAGACCGAACCGCTCGGGGGTCTGGTGGTAGGGACTGAAGCGCTGCACGTGCAGGCGCGACAGGTGCGGCGGCTCCAGGTGCGTGAGCGAGCGCACGGCGGCGGCCATGCGCGGATACTCCCCGGCGGGCTCCTCGGGAAAGCCATAGAGGATGTTCCAACTCACCCGGACGTCGAACTGCGCGCACCACTTGAGCAGCCGCACGTTCTGCCACGCCGTCACGCCCTTGCGCATCAGCTTGAGGATGGGCGTGGACAGGCTCTCGATGCCGGGCTGGATGCGATGAATTCCCGCGGCGCGCATGTCACGCACCTGCTGGCGCGTCAGGTTCGCCTTCGTCTCGTAGAAGACGCGCAGGTCCAGGCCCCGCGCCTCCAGGCGCGGCAGCAGCTCGCGCAGGTAGGCCAGGTCGATGATGTTGTCCACGGCGACGAAATCCAACCATCGGTGGCGCGCCGCCAGCTCCTCGAAATCCCTCAGCGCGCGGTCCACCGACTTGCTGCGAAACGCCATGCTCGAGCCATTGAGCCCACAGAACGTGCAGTGCTGCTTCTGGCCCCACCAGCAGCCACGCGCCGTCTCCACCGGCAGCTTCACGTTCGTGATGAGTTCCCGCCGGAACCCCGTCCGCTCCAGCTCCTCGAAGAAGAAGCCGTAGTCGGGCACCGGCACATCGTCCATCCGCACCGGGGGCGGCGCGCCCACGGGCTCGGCGGCGCCACGCACCAACACCCCATGACGCGGCGTGACGGGCCGGCCCGCGAGGATGTCCTCCACCAGGCCGACGATGACGCCCTCCGCCTCGCCCTGCACGACGACGTCCACGCAATCGAAGGCCTCCAGGAGCCCCCGGCCCATGGGCCCATCACAGTTCGCTCCGCCGAAAACCACTCGCACCTGGGGAGCGCGCTCCTTGAGCCGCCGCGCGAGCAGCAACGAAGGCACGTTCTGGTTGAAGGTCGTGCTGAACCCCACCATCGCGGGCGTATGACGCAGCAGCGCGTCCACGCATGCGTCGATGAAACCGGGAACCTGCGCGCGCAATGCCTCCAAACGAGACAGGAGCCGCGCGGGCAGCACTTCGTCCCGAGCGAGCCGCTCCAGGTAGCGCGCGTCTCCTCCGGCATCCGGCTCGCGAAACGGCGGAACCGAGAAAATCCAATCGCCCAACCCCGCCGAGGCCGCACTGGAGATGGCCCGGTAGTCCGCCAGGCTCAGCGCCTCGTCTCCCTCGGGAAGGTGGCGTCGCAACCACTCCATGAACACGAGATTGAACGAGCGTGCCACCGGGGTCACCCCCGCCCGCTGGAGCACGCCAGACAACAATCCCAGCGCAATGGATGGCATCTCCAGGAAGGCCCAGGGCATCGACACCAACACGACTTGACTGTTCCGCATGAACACACACTCCGAGGAACGCTGGCACCACGGGATGACGTGGAACCACACGGCCCCGCACGTCATTGAGCCTCCCCCTGTCAGAGCGGTATCGTAGCGCCTGGTGCCACGGCGAGGCACGGCACCCCCGTGCCAACCCTCGCGGTACCAGGAAGAAGCCATGAACGAGTTGACTGAGAACCCCCCTGCCTCTCCGTCCCCGCCCCCCGTGCCGCCCCCGCGGCCCAACCCCCCCGCCACCGAGCGGAAACTGCTGAAGTTGAACCGGGAAGACGCGCACCCGAGCGATCAGGCGACGCCCAACCGCTGGCACGACATCTTCATCTGAAGAGTGGACTCGCGGCGGAGGAGCCCTTCCGCCGCCCGCCCCGCCTCCCCGGTGTGAGGAGGCGGGCCTTCGTCTGGACCATGACTCCCGCCTCCATCACGCTCGACGACCAGCATTGGCCGCTGCTCATCCTCTATTTCGTGGGCAGCCCATCCGTGGAGCAGTGCAGGGAGTTCTTCGTCCGGCGCACCGAGTACCTGGATCGCGACGAACTGCATGTCGGCATCTCGGATGCGACGCGCATGAAGCTGCCACCCGTGGAGTACCGCCAGATGCAATCGGAATGGGTCACCCAGCACCAGGCACGGCTGGCCCGGACATTCCTGGGCACCGCGAGCCTCATCGTCGCGCCCGACATCCTCCTGCTCAAGAGCGCTTCCGTCTACCAGCACTCCGCCCTGCCCTACCCCACCATCAACGTCACCACCATGCGCGCCGGCGTGGTGTGGGCCGCGGAACGGCTCGTGACGGCCGGTCTCGACGAGGCCGCGCGGCGGCTGCGGCGGAGCTTCGGGCTGGACGGGACGACGCCTCCGTCCCGCTGACCCGGCGAACTCCGCCGCGCAAGGGAGATGGCTCTACCAGCGTCCCCACGCTTCATTGCTCAGGTAGCTGACGACATCGTTCAGCGAGAGATAACCAATCTCGCGATCAATCACGGACGGGGTGTTCCGGTAGACGGGAACGAACACGAAACCGATGTTGCCCGAGACGTAGCGCGGCAGCTTCGCCCAGTTCGCGTCGCGCTCGAAGAGGCCCTTGGCGACCCGATGCGCATAGACGATGACCGGCTGGAAGGTCCAATAGTCCTGCGGTCCCGTGAGCGTCCGCGTCCAGGTCTCCGTGGTCTCCTCGTTGATGGTCTCCGAGTACGAGAAACCCGTCGTCACCTCGAGCGAGGCTTCACAACCAAAAATGCCCGCGCTGACGCTGGACGTGACGCTGGCGGAGGTCGTGAACTGCCGGGTGAATCCTTTCTTCTTCGACAGGGAATAACTCTCCTGCACTCCGGACGGGACGGTGTCCTTCTTGATATAAGCCAAGTAGGCCGCGATGGGCTTGATATAGCTTGAAGTGCTCCACCCGCCTCCGGCCGAGATCACCGGCCCGGGCAGCCAGTTCGACTGGACGATGCACCCATTCGTCGTGACGGTCTGCCCCACCAACGCGTTGTCGAGCTCGTAGTCGTTGCGGACATCCGGAAAGTTGAGATTGGCCCGGGTCTTCCCCGGCCCGAGGAGCTCCGCGATGGACCGGGTCGGGTAATTCTCGGCGGGGTACGAGCCCATCAGCTTGCCATCGGCTGGCTTTGACTCGGGCTTGGACTCGACTTCGACTCGCGGGGGCGGGTTCGTGACGTCGTTCATGGCGCTCCTCCAGGATGATGATCGCGACGCGCACCATGCCGATGCGAGTGCCTTGCGTCACCCGAGGAACGCACATCCGGTGAAAATCGAACACACAGCCAGTGCCCCAAGGGACCGACAGGCATTGCCGCCCTTCCCCTCTCATCATCCAACGCCACCCTTCCGCCCCCGGGTCGCGGGACCGTCAACCCACCGGGAGCCGCCCACGCCGGTACAGGAGCGCGAGGAACAGTGGCCCACCGAGCACGGCCGTCACCACGCCCACGGGAAGGTCTCCACCGAACAGCGGCGGAGCCAGCCGCGCCAGCAGGTCCGCGAACAGCAGGAACGCCGCCCCGCCCAGCGCCGACAGCGGAATGAGCAGGCGTTGGTCCGGCCCGAAGGCGAGCCGGAACAGGTGCGGGACGATGAGCCCCACGAAGCCGATGAGCCCCGAGAGCACCACGGCCCCCGCCACGCTGGCGCTCGCGGCGAACAGCAACCACTTGCGCGTGCGCGCCACGTCCACGCCGAGCGACGCCGCGTCCTCGTCCCCCAGGGACAGCAGGTTGAGCCGCCCCGACAGCGCGAGCATCACCCCCAGCGCCGCCAGTTGCAGCAGCGCCGCCAGGGCGAGCGTCCCCATGCGCTCGTAGCCGAGCGTTCCGGCGAGCCAGAAGAGCAGCTCCCCCAGCCGCTGCGGATCCGACAGCGCCTTGAGGAGGGTGATGGCCGCGGCGGCGAAGGTGTTGAAGACGACGCCGGTGAGGAGCGCGGCGTAGGGCGCGTGGCCCCCATGGCCCCGGCTCGCGGCGAGCACGAAGAACATGGCCGCCACGGCCCCCGCGAAGGCGAACAGCGCGGGCGCGGACAGTCGCGACAGTCCCCCGCCGAGCCCCGGCGCCACGTCGTCCACGGTGGCGAGTCCCAGGGCGAGCGCCAGGGTGGCGCCCAGCGCGGCCCCTCCGGAGACGCCCAGCACGAAGGGGTCCGCGAGCGGATTGCGCAGCACGCCCTGCAACGTCGAGCCCGAGGCGGCGAGTCCCGCGCCCACCAGGGCCGCCAGGAGCGCATGGGGCACGCGCATCCTCCAGAAGATGCCCGCGTCCAGGGAGCCGGGCTCCTCGAAGACGATCCACGGCGACAGGAACTGCTCGCCGTACAGGACGGACAGCAACAACGCGGCGACGAGCACCCCGAGGAACACCGCCCCGAGCGACAAAGCCCGAGCGGGCGTGAAGATTTTCGCCGAGGAGGCCATGCCTAGCGCGCGGGCTCCGGAGCGGGCACCGGAGTGGACCTGGGCGCTGGGTACAGCAGCTCGAACAGCTCCTCCAGCCCCCGTCCAAGCGAGGGACCCGGCTGCAGGAGCGCCAGGGAGGGCACGTCCACCCAGCGGGCCTGGGACAGTCCCGGCAGCGCCCGCGTCTTGTCCTTGCCCGTGTCCACGTCCGCCGCGTCCACCACCACCTCCGGCCGGGCACGCACCGCGCGCTCCAGCGAATAGACGGCATAGGCCGAGCCCGCGTCCGCCGCCACGTTGATGGCGCCCGCGTCGCGCAGGAGCTCGTCCGCGAAGGAGCCCGGCCCGGCGACCACCAGGGGCTCGAAGCCATAGACGAGCAACACCCGGGGCGACTTCTGGCCCTTGGCGGCCTCGCGGATGCGGGCGCGCGTGGACTCAATCCGCTCGACCAGGGCCTCGGCCTCCTTCTTCTTGCCGAGCGCCGCGCCCACGGCCTTGAGCGCGGCCTTCGTGTCCGCCACCGAGTGCAGGGGCAGCAGCAGCACGGGCGCGCCCAGCTCGGCCATCAGCTCCACGGGGCGCTGGTTGCCCGGTCCCGGCTGCACGAGCACCAGGTCCGGCTTGAGCTTGAGCACGGTCTCGACGGACGGGTTCACGAAGCCGCCCACCCGGGGAAGGCCGGCCACCTCCTTCGCCTCGTCGAAGCGGGACACGCCCACGAGCGTGCTCCCCGCCCCCAACGCCAACACCGTCTCCGTGAGCGAGGGCACGAGCGTCACCACGCGCTTCACCGTGGCGGGAGGTTTGGGTCCCAGGAAGCGCGGCGCCTCCGCGGGCGGGGCGGCGGGCGCGGGAGCGGCGAGGCACAGCGTGAGCAGCAGCGAGAAGGACAGGAGGGTCTTCATGAGGAAGGAGCTCACGGGAGGGCGACGACGTCACTGACGAGGGAGGGCCCCTGGCTTCGGGGACAGACGAGCAGGGGGGGCGCGGCACCGGAGCCGGGCCCCCTGCGCTCCACGAGGGTATCGCCCACCACCTCGATGACGAAGAGGCGGCCCGCGTTGTTGTCGGCCACGTAGGCGCGGTTGCCCACCACGGCGAAGCGGCCCGCGGAGGGCAAGGCGCAGGAGGTGCCTTCGGCGCAGCGCAGCACGAGCGAGGCCCTGACGCGCCCATCCGGGCCGAGCAGCACCAAGCCCGTGCCTCGCACGTCCGTGAGGTTGAAGTCGCGGTCATAGGTCGCCGCGCCGCTACAGCTCACGAGCAGCCGGTCCCCCACCACGGGGAGAACCCAGAAGGGATTGAGGCAATCCGCGCCCAGCGCGAGCAGTTCCACCGCGCCGGTCCCGGGCTCGATACGAGCCAGGAAGCCCGGGCCCGCGGCGGCGTAG from Melittangium boletus DSM 14713 includes the following:
- a CDS encoding RiPP maturation radical SAM C-methyltransferase; translation: MRNSQVVLVSMPWAFLEMPSIALGLLSGVLQRAGVTPVARSFNLVFMEWLRRHLPEGDEALSLADYRAISSAASAGLGDWIFSVPPFREPDAGGDARYLERLARDEVLPARLLSRLEALRAQVPGFIDACVDALLRHTPAMVGFSTTFNQNVPSLLLARRLKERAPQVRVVFGGANCDGPMGRGLLEAFDCVDVVVQGEAEGVIVGLVEDILAGRPVTPRHGVLVRGAAEPVGAPPPVRMDDVPVPDYGFFFEELERTGFRRELITNVKLPVETARGCWWGQKQHCTFCGLNGSSMAFRSKSVDRALRDFEELAARHRWLDFVAVDNIIDLAYLRELLPRLEARGLDLRVFYETKANLTRQQVRDMRAAGIHRIQPGIESLSTPILKLMRKGVTAWQNVRLLKWCAQFDVRVSWNILYGFPEEPAGEYPRMAAAVRSLTHLEPPHLSRLHVQRFSPYHQTPERFGLRLEGPLFHYGHVYPQRGARLEAIAYDFEYAYLDGREPESYVGELRRAVQQWGAVHERDRGRLTWRQGPGFVRIVDERESVGYASYLLEGAQAEAYLACDEGLTAARVHQLLHDQGHTGLGQDEVETFLRELTEAGLLYEADQRFVSLALRARPEMLG
- a CDS encoding FecCD family ABC transporter permease; translation: MASSAKIFTPARALSLGAVFLGVLVAALLLSVLYGEQFLSPWIVFEEPGSLDAGIFWRMRVPHALLAALVGAGLAASGSTLQGVLRNPLADPFVLGVSGGAALGATLALALGLATVDDVAPGLGGGLSRLSAPALFAFAGAVAAMFFVLAASRGHGGHAPYAALLTGVVFNTFAAAAITLLKALSDPQRLGELLFWLAGTLGYERMGTLALAALLQLAALGVMLALSGRLNLLSLGDEDAASLGVDVARTRKWLLFAASASVAGAVVLSGLIGFVGLIVPHLFRLAFGPDQRLLIPLSALGGAAFLLFADLLARLAPPLFGGDLPVGVVTAVLGGPLFLALLYRRGRLPVG
- a CDS encoding ABC transporter substrate-binding protein, translated to MKTLLSFSLLLTLCLAAPAPAAPPAEAPRFLGPKPPATVKRVVTLVPSLTETVLALGAGSTLVGVSRFDEAKEVAGLPRVGGFVNPSVETVLKLKPDLVLVQPGPGNQRPVELMAELGAPVLLLPLHSVADTKAALKAVGAALGKKKEAEALVERIESTRARIREAAKGQKSPRVLLVYGFEPLVVAGPGSFADELLRDAGAINVAADAGSAYAVYSLERAVRARPEVVVDAADVDTGKDKTRALPGLSQARWVDVPSLALLQPGPSLGRGLEELFELLYPAPRSTPVPAPEPAR